The DNA sequence CCCGATCTGCTGGCCGTGGACCGCACCGGCGAGTTCCAGGGGCGCTACCACGTCCTCCACGGGGTGATCGCGCCCCTCGACGGCATCGGCCCGGACGACATCAAGATCGCCGAGCTGCTCTCCCGCCTGCGGGAGGGGCGGGTCGAGGAGGTGATCGTGGCGACCAACCCCGACGTCGAGGGGGAGGCCACGGCCCTCTACCTCCACCGGCTCATCGCCCCCCTGGGGATCACCGTCTCCCGCCTCGCCCAGGGCATGCCCATGGGCGGAGACATCGAATACACCGATCAGGCCACCCTGGGCCGAGCCCTGGCCGGCCGGAGGCCTCTCTAGGCGCCGGAAGGGCCGGCGAGCGGACGCCAGTGTTTTGGCGTTCTTGCCCCGCCCTCCCCGATCCTGCTATCACCCACAGAGTTTCGTGGCCGCCCTCAACGGGGGTGGCGGCTCAAGACGTTCCAAAGATTCCCCAAGTCACGACCGAGGCGCCCACTCAATGCACCCTCAGATGGTTCTCTTCGAGGAGGACTTCCAGGCCGTCCAGGCGATCTGCGAACGCCTGACCCGGGAGGCGAACGGGCGGTGCGTTTTCCTCATCGACAAGAACGGCCAGTTGATCGCCGCCGCCGGCGATACGGAACACCTCGACACCACCTCGCTGGCCTCCCTCACCGCCGGCAACATCGCGGCCACCGGAGGTCTGGCGAAGCTGCTCGGTGAGAAGGAATTCTCGATCCTCTTCCACGAGGGCGAGAAGGACAATCTCCACATCACGATCGTCGGTGGACGCGTGATCCTGGTCGTCATCTTCGATCAGCGCAGCTCCCTCGGTCTGGTCCGCCTGCGGGTCAAGAAGGCCTCGCAGGAGCTGGCCCAGATCTTCGACGCGCTGGCCAACAAGATGGCCCAGCCTGGGGTGTCGTCGCCCTTCGCCGAGATCACGGACGACGACATCGACAACCTCTTCAGCGACTAGCTTCCCACCCCACAGAGCCTCAAGGACGCCATGTCGTTCATCAACTACTCCTCCCGCGAGATCAACTGCAAGATCGTCTATTACGGGCCCGGTCTGTGCGGAAAGACGACCAACCTGCAGTACGTCTACGCAAAGACGAATCCCGATGCGAAGGGGAAGATGATCTCGCTGGCGACCGAGACCGAGCGGACCCTCTTCTTCGACTTCCTCCCCCTCTCCCTCGGTGAGATCCGGGGCTTCAAGACCCGCTTCCACCTCTACACGGTGCCCGGGCAGGTCTTCTACGACGCCTCCCGGAAGCTCATCCTGAAGGGCGTCGACGGGGTGGTCTTCGTGGCCGACTCCCAGATCGAGCGGATGGAGGCCAACCTCGAGTCCATGGAGAACCTGCGGGTGAACCTGGCCGAGCACGGCTACGATCTCGATCGGGTGCCCTTCATCGTGCAGTACAACAAGCGGGACCTCCCCAATGCCGCCACGGTGGAGGAGCTCCGCCGGCTGCTCAATCCGCGCGGCGTGCCCGACTACGAGGCCGTCGCCCCCACCGGCGTGGGCGTCTTCGACACCCTCAAGGCCGTGGCGAAGGGCGTCCTGCAGGAGCTCAAGAAGGGCGGCTAGCCCCGGCCGGGGGGGGGAATCGCCCCCCCAAAGGCCCCTGTTTCGGGTTATCCTGCCCGTTGGACACTTCGCCGGGAGGGGCGAACTTGCGCGAGAGGCCCGAGACGGCCTCGCAAGGGGACTTGGAGGTCAGCAAGAAGATGCGGCGTGCAGCAGGCTGGCTTTCGCTGCTCCTCACCCTGCTCGTCGTCGGGCCGCTCCGGGCCCAGACCGAGGGCGGCGGTGAGGCCCTCCCCGCGACCGAGGCTCCGGCGCCTCCGGCCGAGCCCGCGTCCGTCGACGGGATCGGCGCGGGTGAGACCACCGTCGAGGCGACGCCGGTCGAGAGCGCCGAGGGCTCCGGGGCCGCCGCCGACGAGGAGAAGACCTTCGACCTGAAGGTGAAGGGCCTCGAGGAGCGGGTGACCGACCTCAAGGAGCGCATCTACCGCACCAAGGCGCGGCTGCTGCTGCTCCAGGAGACGGTGATCAGCGACAACCTCACCTCCGGCGCCAAGGCGGTCCTGATCCACCGCAACGAGATGGGCGCCTCCTTCGTCGTCGAGTCGGTGACCTACGCCCTCGACGGCGCGCCGATCTACACCAAGGTCGACACCGGGGGTGAGCTCGACCGGCAGGAGGAGATCGAGATCTTCAACGGCCGGATCGTCCCCGGCAACCACCAGATCACGGCGCGGGTGGTGCTGCGCGGCAGCGGCTTCGGGGTCTTCTCCTACCTCGAGGGCTACAAGTTCACCGTGCAGTCCTCCTACACCTTCAACGCCGAGGGCGGGAAGACGACCCAGCTGAAGATCGTCAGCTACGAGAAGGGCGGCATCACGACCGACCTGAAGGATCGCCCGGCGATCAAGTACGACGAGACCACCAGCAAGGATCAGCCCAAGCGCAAGCTGCGGGGCGGGAAGAGCAAGGACGAGGGGACCGAGAAGTGAGACGGGAGCGGGCCGCACGCCTGGCGGCTGCTCTCGGGGCGACCGCCGCGCTCCTGCTGGTCCTGCCGGGCGTGGCCCGGGGCCTCGATCGCAAGAAGATCGAGCGGGAGCTCCTCGAGCTCGAGAAGCTCTCGACCGAGCTCAACGGGCGCAGTGACATCGTCATCGCCCAGTACAGCCGCTCTCCGGCGGCCGATCGCCTCGGCGACGTCGAGAACCGCTTCTCCGAGGCCGAGTTGCACTTCCTGCTCGAGAACTACAACGCGGCGGCGGTCTTCCTCTTCGACCTGGTCGACCAGCCCGCGTTCCAGGCCAGCCGGCACTACCACGACGGCCTCTACTACCTCGCCGAGAGCCTCTACCAGCAGTCGTCCTACTTCCCGGCGCGGGCGACCTTCGCCCGCCTGCTCTCCGAGGGGGGCGGGCGCTACAGCCAGGACGCCCTGCTGCGGATCATCGAGGTCAGCGGCAAGCTCGACGACTACACGGGCATCGACGAGCACGTGGAGGCGCTGCGCGCCAGCGGCGCCACCCTGCGGCCCCAGGTCCTCTACGTCTACGGGAAGTTCCTGGCCGGCCGCTCGGACCTCCCCGATCGCGATCGCCTCGCCCGGGCCCTCACCGTCTTCGCCGAGGTCCCGGCCGACAGCCCCTTCGATCTCCAGGCGCGCTACTTCATGGGCGCGCTCTACGTGCAGGCCGGGGACCTCGACTCGGCCCAGCAGGCCTTCGAGTCCATCCTGCCGCGGCCGGCCAAGTCCGAGCGCCAGCGGGACGTGAAGGAGCTGGCCTGGATCGCCCTGGGCCGCCTCCACTACGAGCGGGGCGACGTGGACGCCGCCATCGACGCCTACCAGCGGGTCGAGCGCTCGAGCGTGCACTTCTACCGCTCCCTCTACGAGGTGGCCTGGGCCTACGTGAAGAAGGAGGACTACCAGAACGCCCTGCGGGCGGCCGAGATCCTCATGGTGGGCGCCTCCGACTCGCCCCTGGCTCCCGAGGCCCAGATCCTCATCGGCAACCTCTACTCCCGGCGCAAGCGCTACGAGCAGGCCCTCGAGACCTACAACGGGGTCATCAACACCTACGCCCCGATCCGCGACGAGATCGACGCGCTCCTCTCTCTCCACGACGATCCAGTCACCTACTTCAACGAGCTGATCCAGGAGGAGG is a window from the Deltaproteobacteria bacterium genome containing:
- the recR gene encoding recombination mediator RecR, whose translation is MAIAGPIGRLITLLGRLPGIGEKSAQRLAFHILRAQPEYALELAEAIRAVSQEVNLCPVCMNLTEAELCAVCADARRDASLLCVVATVPDLLAVDRTGEFQGRYHVLHGVIAPLDGIGPDDIKIAELLSRLREGRVEEVIVATNPDVEGEATALYLHRLIAPLGITVSRLAQGMPMGGDIEYTDQATLGRALAGRRPL
- a CDS encoding roadblock/LC7 domain-containing protein, with protein sequence MHPQMVLFEEDFQAVQAICERLTREANGRCVFLIDKNGQLIAAAGDTEHLDTTSLASLTAGNIAATGGLAKLLGEKEFSILFHEGEKDNLHITIVGGRVILVVIFDQRSSLGLVRLRVKKASQELAQIFDALANKMAQPGVSSPFAEITDDDIDNLFSD
- a CDS encoding GTPase domain-containing protein, whose amino-acid sequence is MSFINYSSREINCKIVYYGPGLCGKTTNLQYVYAKTNPDAKGKMISLATETERTLFFDFLPLSLGEIRGFKTRFHLYTVPGQVFYDASRKLILKGVDGVVFVADSQIERMEANLESMENLRVNLAEHGYDLDRVPFIVQYNKRDLPNAATVEELRRLLNPRGVPDYEAVAPTGVGVFDTLKAVAKGVLQELKKGG
- a CDS encoding dihydrolipoamide acetyltransferase → MRRAAGWLSLLLTLLVVGPLRAQTEGGGEALPATEAPAPPAEPASVDGIGAGETTVEATPVESAEGSGAAADEEKTFDLKVKGLEERVTDLKERIYRTKARLLLLQETVISDNLTSGAKAVLIHRNEMGASFVVESVTYALDGAPIYTKVDTGGELDRQEEIEIFNGRIVPGNHQITARVVLRGSGFGVFSYLEGYKFTVQSSYTFNAEGGKTTQLKIVSYEKGGITTDLKDRPAIKYDETTSKDQPKRKLRGGKSKDEGTEK
- a CDS encoding tetratricopeptide repeat protein translates to MRRERAARLAAALGATAALLLVLPGVARGLDRKKIERELLELEKLSTELNGRSDIVIAQYSRSPAADRLGDVENRFSEAELHFLLENYNAAAVFLFDLVDQPAFQASRHYHDGLYYLAESLYQQSSYFPARATFARLLSEGGGRYSQDALLRIIEVSGKLDDYTGIDEHVEALRASGATLRPQVLYVYGKFLAGRSDLPDRDRLARALTVFAEVPADSPFDLQARYFMGALYVQAGDLDSAQQAFESILPRPAKSERQRDVKELAWIALGRLHYERGDVDAAIDAYQRVERSSVHFYRSLYEVAWAYVKKEDYQNALRAAEILMVGASDSPLAPEAQILIGNLYSRRKRYEQALETYNGVINTYAPIRDEIDALLSLHDDPVTYFNELIQEEGESFAVESILPPVAVKWASTETDVKQAMAIVSDVEQGDRDVVEGRKIASRIIASLEERTLEPFPALQEGNARATEVLNGTVQMLSRLADLERSLLSDVLEDAERQRLSEIRERRARLERQFRALPSSQEELEARDTLWVESIGRVERKAYREKLAATSLNAQIVAIRKWIDDTRDRRTESAEEIEAFLRRLDREKEVADALEDEADDRLTEALRLKDEIKSGAASVAEDLLRNEYQAALATEAGLMDSLRSRLPADRKDYHARILSMRATGEGNLSELQGLLATIDERAEKRRLDIRRQVDIELERLEGYGRQVSEVMGDTKNLVGRIALNSFRRVQDAFYSLILKADVGIIDVAWGRKADKSKEIQRLAQEKDRQIRLLDQEFKEVLEEAE